In the Anaerostipes caccae L1-92 genome, AAAGAAAACAGCGCTGCTTGACACGGCATATCACCTCTTTACACAAAATGGCTATCAGAAGACATCAATCTCGGATATTGTAAGCCAGGCAGGGGTTGCCAAGGGGACATTTTATCTTTATTTTAAGGATAAGACAGATATCCGTTATAAGCTGATCGCACACCGGGCCGGACTGATTTTTAAAAAGGCTTACAGGGATCTGGAACGAGCTGATATCCGGCTGTTTGAAGACAAAATCGTGTTTTTGGCAGACAATATTATTGATCAGCTGTACCGGAATCCCACACTCCTGAAACTGATCTCCAAACATCTGGGATGGGGCATCTTTAAAAATGCGATCAATGAACCGATGGACGGAGACTATGAAAATATATATGAAGCTTATATGAATCTGATGAAGGAATCCGGAAGGGAATTTGAGGAGCCGGAGACAATGATCTACCTGATCGTGGAATTGATTTCCGGAAGCTGTTACAATGCAATTCTGTTCGGACAGCCCGTCACACTGGAGCAGTTAAAGCCGTTTTTGTATAAAACGATCCGCAGTATTATAAAAAATCATCAAAAATAGTACGATGTACGTTATTTTAAGCAAACAACCACAGGAAATCATGTTATAATGAGGGATACGAAAACTGTTAATCAGATGATGAGACCCTCATCAGTAGTTATAAGGAGTATTGAATGAAATCTTGTGGTATTTTGCTGCCTATCTTCAGCCTGCCGTCTTCATACGGCATCGGGTGCTTTTCTAAAGAAGCCTACCAGTTTGTAGACTTTCTGAAATCAACAGGCCAGTCTTACTGGCAGATCCTGCCTTTGGGTACGATCGGGGAGGGGAACTCTCCATATTTATCCTATTCAAGCTTTGCGGGAAGCGTCTTATATATTGACTTAGAGCAGCTCCAGGCAGAAGGCCTTCTGACTCCTGAGGAATGTGACGGCTGGGAGTTTGCGGACGGCGAGGACAAAGTAGACTATGACAGAGTCTTTATGTCCAGGGAGATCCTGCTCTGGATCGCATACAGCCGCTTCCGCGGAGGAAAAGACTACGAAGATTTCAAACATGTCCACAAAGAGTGGCTGGATGACTTCTGCAGATATATGGATTTAAAACAGCCGGGAAAAGGGAGAGAGTATTTTTGCTTTGTTCAGTACAAGTTTTTGAGCCAGTGGCTGAAGCTGAAACAGTATGCCAATGCAAACGGCATCAGTATCATTGGAGACCTGCCATTCTATGTGGCAAAGGAAGGCGCCGATTTTCTGGCACATCCGGAAATGTTTCAGCTTGACGAACAGGGAGAGCCGAGAGTTCAGGGAGGATGCCCTCCGGATGCTTTTGCGGAGAACGGCCAGCTCTGGTCAAATCCTGTCTATGACTGGGAGTATCACAGGAGTACAGGATATGACTGGTGGATGAAGCGGTTAAGCCACAACTTCCTCTTATATGACGTGCTGAGGCTGGATCACTTCCGGGGCTTTGATGAATACTTTGTCATTCCGGCAGATGCCGAGACAGCAGCAGGAGGCAGATGGGAAAAAGGGCCGGGGCTGGAATTTTTCACGGCATTAAAAGAGAGAGTCGGGGATGTGAAGATCATCGCGGAGGATCTCGGTTTTCTCACAGATTCTGTGAGAGAGCTGCAAAAGGAGATCGGTTATCCGGGAATGAAAATACTGGAATTTGCCTTTGGGGCATGGGATGACAGTGCGTATCTGCCGCACAAATATGAAGAAAATTGTGTGGTTTACACGGGAACCCATGATAATGATACGGTCCTCGGATGGTATGGTGACATGCCGGAGGCAGATAAAAATTTCCTGCATCACTATTTAGACCACAGCACGATTGTGCGCACCGGAGAGGTGAACCTGGATCTGATTTCTCTGGCCCTTGAGAGCAGAGGAAATACAGTGATCATTCCGCTTCAGGATTATCTGGGGCTCGGAAGCCGGGCCAGGATCAATACGCCTTCCACGGTGGGGGACAACTGGGAGTGGAGAGTCACAAAAGAGCAGCTGAACAGTGAACTGAGGAAAACGATCCTCACACTGCATGACCGCTACCGGTCAGAAGAAACTATCGGAGGAAACTCATAAGGAGCAGAAACCTATGGCGAAAGTATCCAAAAGAGTAACAAAGGAACGAGTGAGAAAGATCTGTGATATTCTGAACGAGACTTATACGACAGAATACAAATGTTATTTAAACCATGAAAATGCATGGCAGCTGCTGATTGCGACGATGCTAAGCGCACAGTGTACGGATGCCAGAGTCAATATTGTGACAGAAAAGCTGTTTAAAAAATATACGAGTTTAGAGGCATTTGCCCGGGCAGATATCAGGGAACTTGAGAGAGATATTTATTCCACAGGATTTTATAAGAATAAAGCGAAAAACATCATCGGAGCCGCGGGCCAGATCATTGAGCGGCACGGAGGGGAAGTGCCGGAGAGCATTGAGGAGCTGACCGCTCTGGACGGAGTGGGAAGAAAGACTGCCAATGTAATTCGGGGAAATATCTTCCATGAGCCGAGCATCGTGGTGGATACCCATGTAAAAAGGATCTCCAAAAAATTATATTTGACAAAGAACGACGATCCGGTGAAAATAGAGCACGATTTGATGAAGGTGCTGCCGAAAGAGCAGTGGATTCTCTACAATATTCAGATCATTACCCACGGAAGGAACGTCTGTATCGCCAGACGGCCGAAATGCGGGGAATGTACCCTTCAGAGCGTCTGCCCTTCATGTGAGGTATAGCCTATGAGAGAGTACGTTGCCTTTGACCTGGAAACCACAGGACTTTCCGTGGAGGAAGACCAGGTGATCGAGATCGGGGCGGTGAAGGTCAAAAACGGCAAGATTGCCGGAAAATACAACTGTATTATCTATCCGGAGCGGGAAGTGTCAGATTTTATCATCCGGCTGACAGGGATCACGAGGAAGATGCTGGACGGCGGAATCCCCATGCGCGAAGGCGTGGAGGGTTTCCTCGCATTCAGCGAGGGTTATCCGGTGCTGGGACATAATCTGATGTTTGACTACCGGTTCATGAAAACTGCGGCAAAGAGATTTCGTTATGCTTTTGAAAAAGAAGGTGTTGATACCCTCAGGGCCGCCCGGCTGCTGCTTCGCGGGCTGGAGAGCAAAAAGCTTTCGAGTCTCTGTGAGCATTATCACTATGTCAATCAGGCGGCTCACAGGGCCTATGACGATGCACTGGCAACCGCGGTTGTATTTGAGTCCATGAAGAGAGAATTCGGAGAGGACCAGAAGGTCTTTGTTCCGGAACCGCTTCAGTACCGTCCCAAAAAACTCCAGATGATCACGGCAAAGCAAAAACGGTACTTGAACGAACTGAGGAAATATCATAAAATAGAGGATAACGACAGCATAGACGGACTGACAATGAGTGAAGCTTCCAGGACAATAGACGAGATTATTTCAAAATATGGGGTGATGCGATGAAAAAGAAAAGAATGATCGCCGGGATCATAGCGATCCTTTTGGTGATCGTAATGGTCGGCACGACAGTCGCCGGTTATTTAATGGTGTAATTAAGGACAACAATTTTGCAGACGTGAACATTTTAGGAAGGATAGGTATGTCAAAAAGAATGAAAGCCGGCATTGCTGCCGGGATTTTAGCCGTCATCTGCATTGGTATATTTGTATATATCAGTCAGACGGTAAAAGGGGCTACCAAAGATCATAAAATAGTCCAAGGGGTTATATTTGAAGGGAAATCCCTTGGAGGAATGACGAAAGAAGAAGCGAAAAAAGAAATTGAAGATTATATAGAGAAAGAACAGGCAAAGGATATTACATTCTATGTGGACGGCAAGAAAGCGGTGACGAAACTTTCAAAGACAGGTGTTGCGTGGGATGTGGAGAAAACAGTAAAGGATGCCTATGACGTGGGACGTTCGGGAAGCATTATAAACCGCTATTCCCAGGTCAAGAAAGACAAGATAATCGTAAAGATTGAGCGCAGCTATGACCAGAAGATATTTGACAGGGAACTGGACTCTGCGGCGAAAAAGATTGTCTCAGAGCCCAAAAATGCATCTTTAAAGAGAAAGAACGGAAAGTTTATCATCATAAAAGAAAAGACAGGGTATGCGCTGGACAAAAAGAGTACGTTTAAGGCGTACAAAAAGCAGGTTGAGGCGGAAAGTTTCAAAGTACCTCTGAAAGTTACAAGGAAAAAGGCGGAGTATACCAGCGAAGACATGGCAAAAGTCAAAGATAAGCTGGGGACAAAGACAACCTATTACGGATCTTCCGCACCGGGGAGAAAAGGAAATGTTGCCAACGGCGCAAAGATGATCAACGGAACAGTTGTATATCCGGGAGAAACTTTTTCCGTGTACAAAGCGGTTTCTCCGTTTACGAGCGAGAATGGCTATTACCTGGCAGGCTCTTATGAGAACGGCCAGACAGTGCAGACTTACGGAGGAGGAATCTGCCAGGTCTCTACGACACTTTACAATGCGGTGATCCGGGCGGAGTTAAAGATCAAAGAACGCCACCCTCATTCTATGACCGTATCCTATGTGCCAAGATCTGCCGATGCAGCCATCGCCGGAACTTATAAGGATCTGAAGTTTGAGAACCAGTATGACTTCCCTATATATATAGAAGGAATTGCCGACGGTTCTAATATCACGTTCAGCGTCTACGGACAGAAAACCAATCCGAACCGGCACGTGGAGTTTGTCTCTGAGACGACTTCAGTGAGAAACAGTTCCGGAGAGAAAGCGATCAAGGACCCGACACTGGAAGAAGGGAAACGGGTTGTAGAACAGGTCGGGCATACCGGCTACACTGCGAAGCTTTGGAAGATCGTTAAGGAAAAGGGTAAGAAGACACAGAAGATTCTGTTCAATACGTCCAGCTATATGGCGACTCCGAACACGGTGCGAGTAGGAACCAAGAAGAAAGATAAGGACAAAGACAAGAAGAAAAAAGACACAGATAAGAAAAAGAAAGACAGCAAGCCGACTGAAAAATCAACGGAGAAATCCACAGAGAAGAAAAAGACTCCTGCGAAGAAATCCACAGAGAAGAAGAGTACTCAGGCAGCTCAAACATCCAAAGAGAATTGATCAGGGGAATATCATGAAGATAGGAAAAATTCCGGAAGCCACTTTAAAAAAAGTTATATTAGAACAGCTGGGCACCAGGCGGGACGAAGTCCTGATCGGTCCCGGTATCGGAGAAGACTGTGCGGCTCTGAAGCTTGATGAGGGGGAAGTATTTGTGCTTTCCACTGATCCGATCACCGGGGCGGCCAAAGAAGCTGGCAGGCTGGCAGTGCATATCACCGCCAATGACCTGATCTCCTCGGGAGCCGAACCGTTGGGTCTTATGCTCACAGTCCTGCTTCCTCCGGAGACGAAGGAAAAAGAACTCAGGCAGCTGTCGGCAGAGGTGCAGGAAGAGTGCGTAAAGCTTGGCATTGCGGTGATCGGTGGTCACACAGAGGTGACTGATGTGGTCAGAAAGCCCCTTATTTCTGTTACCGGGATCGGTAAAGTCAA is a window encoding:
- a CDS encoding TetR/AcrR family transcriptional regulator, giving the protein MSKVEENKKRKKTALLDTAYHLFTQNGYQKTSISDIVSQAGVAKGTFYLYFKDKTDIRYKLIAHRAGLIFKKAYRDLERADIRLFEDKIVFLADNIIDQLYRNPTLLKLISKHLGWGIFKNAINEPMDGDYENIYEAYMNLMKESGREFEEPETMIYLIVELISGSCYNAILFGQPVTLEQLKPFLYKTIRSIIKNHQK
- the malQ gene encoding 4-alpha-glucanotransferase gives rise to the protein MKSCGILLPIFSLPSSYGIGCFSKEAYQFVDFLKSTGQSYWQILPLGTIGEGNSPYLSYSSFAGSVLYIDLEQLQAEGLLTPEECDGWEFADGEDKVDYDRVFMSREILLWIAYSRFRGGKDYEDFKHVHKEWLDDFCRYMDLKQPGKGREYFCFVQYKFLSQWLKLKQYANANGISIIGDLPFYVAKEGADFLAHPEMFQLDEQGEPRVQGGCPPDAFAENGQLWSNPVYDWEYHRSTGYDWWMKRLSHNFLLYDVLRLDHFRGFDEYFVIPADAETAAGGRWEKGPGLEFFTALKERVGDVKIIAEDLGFLTDSVRELQKEIGYPGMKILEFAFGAWDDSAYLPHKYEENCVVYTGTHDNDTVLGWYGDMPEADKNFLHHYLDHSTIVRTGEVNLDLISLALESRGNTVIIPLQDYLGLGSRARINTPSTVGDNWEWRVTKEQLNSELRKTILTLHDRYRSEETIGGNS
- the nth gene encoding endonuclease III, with protein sequence MAKVSKRVTKERVRKICDILNETYTTEYKCYLNHENAWQLLIATMLSAQCTDARVNIVTEKLFKKYTSLEAFARADIRELERDIYSTGFYKNKAKNIIGAAGQIIERHGGEVPESIEELTALDGVGRKTANVIRGNIFHEPSIVVDTHVKRISKKLYLTKNDDPVKIEHDLMKVLPKEQWILYNIQIITHGRNVCIARRPKCGECTLQSVCPSCEV
- a CDS encoding PolC-type DNA polymerase III, whose product is MREYVAFDLETTGLSVEEDQVIEIGAVKVKNGKIAGKYNCIIYPEREVSDFIIRLTGITRKMLDGGIPMREGVEGFLAFSEGYPVLGHNLMFDYRFMKTAAKRFRYAFEKEGVDTLRAARLLLRGLESKKLSSLCEHYHYVNQAAHRAYDDALATAVVFESMKREFGEDQKVFVPEPLQYRPKKLQMITAKQKRYLNELRKYHKIEDNDSIDGLTMSEASRTIDEIISKYGVMR
- a CDS encoding VanW family protein, encoding MSKRMKAGIAAGILAVICIGIFVYISQTVKGATKDHKIVQGVIFEGKSLGGMTKEEAKKEIEDYIEKEQAKDITFYVDGKKAVTKLSKTGVAWDVEKTVKDAYDVGRSGSIINRYSQVKKDKIIVKIERSYDQKIFDRELDSAAKKIVSEPKNASLKRKNGKFIIIKEKTGYALDKKSTFKAYKKQVEAESFKVPLKVTRKKAEYTSEDMAKVKDKLGTKTTYYGSSAPGRKGNVANGAKMINGTVVYPGETFSVYKAVSPFTSENGYYLAGSYENGQTVQTYGGGICQVSTTLYNAVIRAELKIKERHPHSMTVSYVPRSADAAIAGTYKDLKFENQYDFPIYIEGIADGSNITFSVYGQKTNPNRHVEFVSETTSVRNSSGEKAIKDPTLEEGKRVVEQVGHTGYTAKLWKIVKEKGKKTQKILFNTSSYMATPNTVRVGTKKKDKDKDKKKKDTDKKKKDSKPTEKSTEKSTEKKKTPAKKSTEKKSTQAAQTSKEN